One window of the Xenopus tropicalis strain Nigerian chromosome 10, UCB_Xtro_10.0, whole genome shotgun sequence genome contains the following:
- the map3k14 gene encoding mitogen-activated protein kinase kinase kinase 14 yields MAVGRQQSSQLDPEIPKKLYKCEGMVGKETVAMEWPWSEVIQKGTAKEGKQCPSVYISIIAQPECENNHEICPSSKQHQIYNTDSKQYSHLDTEHIANNVVNSTEGKPARQSKPPCVKGKKAKRKRRQKNSPQNTEQRGQRIPEQECRAPIPVQDEESQQSLEHLNVWRTDRKEKTSGLRGQQNTISNEHPPQGLYLLKDDGLKEHHKLIDLKQCIYHIGGGKLPPSKLQVPPLDSLSISEFLKTLGTKRSCDLDYGKTTSPEYGSSKLTRPYEDSKTDSVEECMFAALRGSVSMGEPKSLCTFAKAWNQEADDEDREMDTEGVILTEKLKAEDYEYKEGIHWTQDGKALGSGSFGDVLPAKDEQTGLRFAIKKIHQSRFRSQELTSCLLVSSPKLVPVYGAVREGPWINVFLKLMTGGSLGQLIKINGYLPEDRALYYLGQVLEGLTHLHAKSLVHGDIKADNILLSEDGNDAYLCDLGHSAYLPTDGCKKQLLTADYVPGTETHMAPEIVRGDTCDTKLDVWSSCCMMLHMLNGWHPWSRTHTPPLCLKIATEPPPVQEIPPTCDPRTREVIVAGLEKDPTSRVTAAKLQEKVNLALHKIGGLKSPWKSEYKMLRSFPDTTSPPSLAVASETPLSKHEPAMPDTKPNPNKTKPEPSKEKMVSGLTDNRAVQPNILCGKEIQQKEREYLLTDLFLASSLEEQEQMLSCLSEDNRDQHRSHKDSVHTFDTASSGIYSWDSEMDPLSLKSDSLINVGVTTTPSWFNGCKVQLQTLSGEKLHIWESGRTKLGELAVGISSQIPLQSFTILTPEGKPIPSTTDISDCGIYLQCALAPDHGGGWDWRVMRGKLEQGPTGEVYTGGGSAGSS; encoded by the exons ATGGCTGTTGGGCGTCAGCAGTCCTCTCAACTTGACCCAGAAATACCCAAAAAGTTATACAAATGTGAAGGCATGGTGGGAAAAGAGACGGTGGCCATGGAGTGGCCATGGAGTGAAgtgatacagaaaggaacagcCAAGGAGGGAAAACAATGTCCATCTGTGTACATCTCAATCATCGCACAACCTGAAT GTGAGAATAATCACGAGATCTGCCCAAGTTCCAAGCAACATCAGATTTACAACACTGACTCCAAACAATACAG TCACTTGGACACTGAGCACATAGCCAATAATGTGGTGAACTCAACAGAGGGTAAGCCAGCCCGTCAGTCAAAGCCTCCATGTGTCAAAGGGAAGAAAGCAAAGCGAAAGAGAAGACAGAAAAATAGTCCTCAGAATACAGAACAAAGAGGGCAAAGGATTCCTGAGCAGGAGTGTCGGGCCCCTATCCCTGTCCAG GATGAAGAGTCACAGCAAAGCCTGGAACATCTAAACGTTTGGAGGACAGATAGGAAGGAAAAGACTTCTGGTTTAAGAGGACAACAAAACACAATATCTAATGAACATCCCCCTCAAGGCCTCTATCTACTTAAAGATGATGGACTGAAAGAACATCACAAGCTCATAGACCTTAAACAGTGCATATACCACATAGGAGGCGGTAAACTGCCACCGTCCAAACTCCAAGTCCCACCTCTAGATAGCTTAAGCATTTCTGAATTCCTTAAAACCTTGGGGACAAAAAGATCTTGCGATTTAGACTATGGAAAGACCACGAGCCCAGAGTATGGCTCCTCCAAGCTCACTAGACCTTATGAAGACTCAAAGACTGATTCTGTGGAAGAATGTATGTTTGCAGCTCTGAGAGGCAGTGTGAGCATGGGGGAGCCAAAAAGCCTGTGCACCTTCGCCAAGGCCTGGAACCAAGAAGCAGATGATGAGGATAGAGAAATGGATACTGAAGGGGTCATTCTAACAGAG AAGCTAAAGGCAGAGGATTATGAGTACAAGGAAGGTATTCACTGGACACAAGATGGAAAAGCTCTGGGATCTGGATCCTTTGGAGATGTACTTCCTGCAAAGGATGAGCAAACTGGATTAAGATTTGCGATCAAAAAG ATACATCAGAGCAGATTCCGGTCCCAAGAGCTGACTTCATGCCTTTTGGTCTCATCCCCAAAACTTGTCCCAGTGTATGGAGCAGTCCGGGAGGGACCCTGGATCAATGTATTTCTTAAGCTCATGACAG GAGGTTCCTTGGGACAACTCATCAAGATAAATGGGTACCTACCAGAAGATCGGGCCCTTTACTACCTTGGACAGGTACTGGAGGGCCTTACACACCTTCATGCAAAAAGCCTTGTGCATGGGGATATTAAAG CTGACAATATTCTCCTATCAGAAGATGGTAATGATGCCTACCTTTGTGATTTGGGGCActctgcttatctgcccacagaTGGTTGCAAGAAACAGCTACTGACAG CGGACTATGTTCCTGGGACAGAGACACACATGGCCCCTGAAATAGTGCGGGGGGACACCTGTGACACAAAGCTGGACGTGTGGAGCTCCTGCTGTATGATGCTACATATGCTTAACGGCTGGCACCCATGGAGCCGAACTCACACACCGCCTCTGTGCCTGAAA ATTGCCACTGAGCCACCCCCCGTGCAGGAGATACCCCCCACCTGTGATCCTCGAACACGTGAGGTCATTGTAGCGGGTCTGGAAAAAGATCCAACCAGTAGAGTGACGGCAGCAAAGTTACAGGAGAAAGTGAATTTGGCTTTGCATAAAA TCGGTGGTCTGAAATCTCCATGGAAATCTGAATACAAAATGCTCAGGAGCTTTCCAGATACCACATCACCCCCCAGCCTTGCTGTAGCATCTGAAACCCCTCTTTCCAAACATGAACCTGCCATGCCTGATACCAAGCCTAATCCTAACAAAACTAAGCCAGAACCTAGCAAGGAGAAGATGGTCAGTGGCCTGACTGACAACAGGGCAGTGCAGCCAAACATCTTGTGTGGGAAGGAAATTCAGCAGAAGGAAAGAG AATATCTTCTCACTGATCTGTTCCTGGCAAGTTCCCTGGAAGAACAGGAGCAAATGTTGTCCTGTCTGAGTGAGGACAACCGGGATCAGCATCGCAGTCACAAG GACTCAGTACATACTTTTGACACAGCGAGTTCTGGAATTTATTCTTGGGACAGCGAGATGGATCCACTGAGCCTCAAAAGTGACTCCCTTATTAATGTTGGGGTCACAACCACTCCCAGCTGGTTCAACG GTTGCAAGGTTCAGCTGCAAACACTGAGTGGGGAAAAGCTGCACATCTGGGAATCTGGAAGGACTAAGCTTGGAGAGCTGGCAGTGGGGATCAGCAGTCAG ATCCCGCTGCAGTCCTTCACAATACTGACCCCGGAAGGAAAGCCTATTCCATCTACAACAGATATTTCTGACTGCGGGATATACCTGCAGTGTGCCTTAGCCCCGGACCACGGTGGGGGCTGGGACTGGAGAGTGATGAGAGGAAAGCTGGAGCAGGGACCCACGGGAGAGGTGTATACAGGTGGAGGCAGTGCTGGTAGTTCCTGA